One genomic segment of Intestinimonas butyriciproducens includes these proteins:
- a CDS encoding response regulator transcription factor: MAKVLIVEDHASMRESLTTALTAAGDFSVVGEVPNADYALDFCRHLHPDLVLMDVCTEGGASGLKAVEAIRKTDPEVKIIVMTAFDEITYIPRARAAGANGFVYKSRSLHDFLEVARTVMAGGSSFPEPRTIPMPQGEAPLTDREMEVLRLMCRHMTNKEIAQELFISENTVKYHKMNMLGKTGFSKAVDLAFYMISNGWINPLY; this comes from the coding sequence ATGGCTAAAGTGCTGATCGTGGAGGACCACGCATCTATGCGGGAGTCCCTGACCACGGCGCTGACGGCTGCGGGAGACTTTTCTGTGGTAGGAGAAGTGCCCAATGCCGACTACGCCCTGGATTTCTGCCGCCACCTGCACCCCGACCTGGTGCTGATGGACGTTTGCACCGAGGGCGGCGCCTCTGGGCTGAAGGCGGTGGAGGCCATCCGCAAAACAGATCCGGAGGTCAAGATCATCGTCATGACCGCCTTTGACGAGATCACCTATATCCCCCGGGCCAGGGCCGCCGGGGCCAACGGCTTTGTCTACAAAAGCCGGAGCCTGCACGATTTTCTGGAGGTGGCCCGGACGGTGATGGCGGGGGGCAGCAGCTTCCCGGAGCCCAGGACCATTCCCATGCCCCAGGGAGAGGCTCCCCTCACCGACCGGGAGATGGAGGTACTCCGGCTGATGTGCAGACACATGACCAACAAAGAGATCGCCCAGGAGCTGTTTATCAGTGAAAACACCGTCAAGTATCACAAGATGAACATGCTGGGCAAGACCGGCTTTTCCAAGGCGGTGGATCTGGCCTTCTACATGATCTCCAACGGCTGGATCAATCCCCTGTATTAA